The following proteins are co-located in the Sebastes umbrosus isolate fSebUmb1 chromosome 24, fSebUmb1.pri, whole genome shotgun sequence genome:
- the nab1b gene encoding NGFI-A-binding protein 1b, which translates to MAAVLPRTLGELQLYRILQRANLLYYYEAFIQQGGDDVQQLCEAGEEEFLEIMALVGMASKPLHVRRLQKALRDWVTNPAIFNQPLTSLPVCSIPVYKLPEGSPTLLSAQDRANTASVKMPKAVAAACSDPGKLDVARDKVSAGSPLQGSSEARFWSGHSNDSEHSLSPSDLGSPSSPRDTLEALDAAAVQSVLECVDRMAPGLPKTDLAEVKEQLKNNKKLAKMIGHIFEMSDDEPRREEEIRKYSAIYGRFDSKRRDGKHLTLHELTVNEAAAQLCMRDMALLTRRDELFALARQISREVTYKYTYRTSKSRCGDRDEPSPKRIKTEENFFDIQEALQAIHMRQEMLREQLACAKSKGEETVGRNLQMQLERLLARQMEILQDAAVQERLQALDWRIPPAALKYLNDAQNTNGAASDASRDNQDERPINLRVVSQNMQEGDLPLGKQLANELKRHHNHNHNNNNSNSNTDETKTPATENGTSQRASSNAEKKTIKSEPEDST; encoded by the exons ATGGCAGCGGTGTTGCCGAGAACCCTGGGTGAGCTGCAGCTCTACCGGATCCTGCAGCGGGCGAACTTGCTCTACTACTACGAGGCCTTCATCCAGCAGGGCGGCGACGACGTGCAGCAGCTGTGCGAGGCCGGGGAGGAGGAGTTCCTGGAGATCATGGCCCTCGTCGGCATGGCCAGCAAGCCGCTGCACGTGCGCCGCCTGCAGAAGGCACTGCGGGACTGGGTCACCAACCCGGCCATCTTCAACCAGCCGCTCACATCGCTACCCGTCTGCAGCATCCCCGTCTACAAGCTGCCCGAGGGCTCGCCCACGCTGCTCAGCGCTCAGGACCGAGCCAACACCGCCAGCGTCAAGATGCCCAAAGCCGTCGCCGCCGCCTGCTCCGACCCAGGGAAGCTTGATGTGGCGCGGGACAAAGTGTCAGCGGGGTCGCCCCTGCAGGGCAGCAGCGAGGCTCGGTTCTGGTCGGGCCACAGTAACGACAGCGAGCACAGCCTGTCGCCGTCAGACCTCGGCTCCCCGTCCTCACCGAGAGATACATTAGAGGCTCTGGACGCCGCCGCCGTCCAGTCAGTCCTGGAGTGTGTGGACAGGATGGCACCGGGACTTCCTAAGACAGACTTAGCTGAGGTCAAAGAGCAGCTGAAGAACAACAAGAAACTGGCAAAGATGATCGGACACATCTTTGAAATGAGCGACGACGAGCCACGGAGGGAAGAGGAGATTCGTAAATACAGCGCCATCTATGGACGCTTTGACTCCAAGAGGAGGGATGGCAAACACCTGACGCTGCATGAG CTGACGGTGAACGAGGCGGCGGCCCAGCTCTGTATGAGGGACATGGCTCTGCTGACACGTCGAGACGAGCTGTTCGCACTCGCCCGCCAGATTTCTAGAGAAGTCACCTACAAATACACTTACCGCACCAGCAA GTCTCGCTGTGGAGACAGAGACGAGCCGTCCCCTAAAAGGATTAAAACAGAG GAGAACTTCTTCGACATCCAGGAGGCGCTGCAGGCAATCCACATGCGGCAGGAGATGCTGAGGGAGCAGCTGGCCTGCGCCAAGTCGAAAGGAGAAGAAACCGTCGGACGAAATCTGCAG ATGCAGCTGGAGCGTCTGCTGGCCAGGCAGATGGAGATCCTGCAGGACGCCGCCGTCCAGGAGCGACTCCAGGCTCTGGACTGGAGGATCCCCCCCGCTGCCTTAAAGTACCTCAACGACGCCCAGAACACCAACGGAGCCGCCAGCGACGCCAGCAGAGACAACCAAG ATGAACGACCAATCAACTTGCGCGTGGTTAGTCAGAACATGCAGGAAGGCGACCTCCCATTGGGCAAGCAGCTAGCCAATGAACTGAAGCGCCatcacaaccacaaccacaacaacaacaacagcaacagcaacacagaCGAGACCAAAACACCAGCAACAG AAAACGGGACGTCGCAGCGAGCGTCCAGCAACGCAGAGAAGAAGACCATCAAGTCAGAGCCGGAAGACTCCACATAG